From Mustela erminea isolate mMusErm1 chromosome 1, mMusErm1.Pri, whole genome shotgun sequence, a single genomic window includes:
- the LOC116595307 gene encoding LOW QUALITY PROTEIN: olfactory receptor 5AC1-like (The sequence of the model RefSeq protein was modified relative to this genomic sequence to represent the inferred CDS: deleted 1 base in 1 codon) has product METNKTEVTTEFVLTGLTDLPGLQTPLFLVFLVIYLTTMVGNLGLILLIWKHPQLHTPMYLLLGSLAFADACSSSSVTPRMLVNILDKSQMISLFECITQFYIFASSATTECFLLVVMAYDRYVAICNPLLYPVVMSNRLCTWLISLSYVIGFLHPTIHVGLLFRLTFCRSNIIPHFYCEILPLYTISCTDPSINALVLFIFAAFIQAFTFMTIIVSYTRVLFAVLTKKSEKGKSKAFSTCSAHLLSVSLFYGTLFFMYVRPGSGPDQYQDKMYSLFYTIIIPLLNPFIYSLRNKEVLGALRKIIKK; this is encoded by the exons ATGGAGACAAACAAGACGGAGGTGACT ACTGAGTTTGTTCTCACAGGACTTACAGATCTTCCAGGGCTGCAGACACCCCTGTTCTTGGTGTTCTTGGTCATCTACCTCACCACCATGGTGGGCAACCTCGGACTGATTCTTCTCATCTGGAAGCATCCCCAActtcacacccccatgtacttacTTCTTGGCAGTTTGGCCTTTGCAGATGCTTGTTCCTCATCCTCTGTGACTCCCAGGATGCTTGTCAACATCTTAGACAAAAGTCAAATGATATCCCTCTTTGAGTGCATCacccaattttatatttttgcttccaGTGCCACCACGGAATGTTTCCTACTAGtagtgatggcctatgaccgctatgtagCCATATGCAATCCCTTACTTTATCCAGTGGTGATGTCCAACAGGCTCTGTACTTGGTTGATAAGTTTGTCTTATGTAATTGGTTTTCTGCATCCCACAATTCATGTAGGGTTATTATTTAGATTAACTTTCTGCAGGTCCAATATAATACCTCATTTCTACTGTGAAATTTTGCCACTATATACAATTTCTTGCACTGACCCATCTATTAATGCattagtactttttatttttgctgcttttataCAAGCCTTTACTTTTATGACCATCATAGTGTCTTATACCCGTGTCCTCTTTGCCGTCCTGACAAAGAAGTCCGAAAAGGGCAAGAGTAAAGCCTTCTCCACATGCAGCGCCCACCTGCTCTCTGTTTCCTTGTTCTATGGCACTCTCTTCTTCATGTATGTGCGTCCTGGGTCTGGCCCAGATCAATACCAGGATAAAATGTATTCACTGTTCTACACGATTATCATCCCTCTGCTCAACCCCTTTATTTATAGCCTAAGAAATAAGGAAGTTTTAGGGGCactgagaaaaattataaagaaataa